The DNA window GATGCCGAAGCCCATCTTGGGCCGGTCCACCAGGGAGCGCGGCACGTAGCGGTAGAGCAGCTCCTTCACGACCTGCTTGCCCGCGTTCCCGCGGATCTTGTGGTGCAGCGGGACGCGCAGCGCGTACTCCACGACGCGGTGGTCCAGGAACGGCGCGCGCGTCTCGAGGCTCACCGCCATCGCCGCGCGGTCCACCTTCACGAGGATGTCGTCCGGCAGGTACGTCAGCAGGTCGGTGTACATCATGCGCGACACGAAGTCCGGCGGCACGTCGGCCCCGGTCATGCGCGCCAGCCGCGCGTCGCGCTCCCGGCCGCCCAGCACCGCGGCCTCCGGCTCGTGCCAGATGCTCGCCAGCCCGTGGTACATCTCGTCGCCGCTGCGCGCGTGCAGGATGCCCGCCATCTTGTGCAGCCGGTCGCCCGGACCGGGGCCCATGTACCGGTAGCGCCGCGGCAGCAGCTTCACCATGGCGCCCGCCACGCTGTCCCAGCGCGCCGGCGACACCGCGCGCACCCCGTTCGCGGCCGCGCGACGCAGGCCGTGCGGCACCAGGCGCGCCGCGCCCCAGACGCGGCGTCCCCAGAAGTAGCGGTTGTAGCCGGCGAACAGCTCGTCGCCGCCGTCGCCCGACAGCGCGACCGTCACGTGCTGGCGCGCCAGCCGCGACACGAGGAACGTCGGCACCTGCGAGGAGTCCGCGAACGGCTCGTCGTAGAGCGCCGGCAGCGTGGGCACGACGCCCAGCAGGTCGTCCGGCGTGACGTAGAGCTCCGTGTGGTCGGTGCCCAGATGCCGCGCGACGTCGCGCGCGTACACCGCCTCGTCGAACGCGCGCTCGTGGAAGCCGATCGTGAACGTGCGCACGGGCCGGCTGCTCTGCGCCTGCATGAGCGCGACGATCGTGCTCGAGTCGATGCCGCCGGAGAGGAACGCGCCCAGCGGCACGTCCGCGACCATCTCGTCGCGCACGGCCTGGCGCAGCACCGCGTCCAGCCCGTCCACCACCGTCGCGCCGTCGCCCTCGACCGGATCGGTCGCGCCCCGGCGGAACGCGTCGCCGACCGTCCAGTACGCGGCGCGCTCCTCGACGATGCGCCCCTCCTCGCGGCGCAGCGTGACGATCGTGCCCGGCTCGACCTTCCGGATCCCGGTGTAGATCGAGTACGGCCCGGGCACGTAGCCCGTCCGCAGGAACGCCGTGAGCGCGTCGCGGTCGACCTCGCCCTGCCACGCGGGGTGGCGCCGGAGCGCCTTCAGCTCGGAGCCGAACAGCAGCGTGCCGCCCATCTCACCGTAGTACAGCGGCTTCTCCCCCAGCCGGTCGCGCACCAGGTGCAGCCGCCGCCCCTCACGGTCCCACGCCGCGAGCGCGAACATCCCCGCCGCGCGGCGGATGGTCTCGGGCAGCCCCCACGCATCGAAGCCCGCGAGCAGCACCTCCGTGTCCGAATGTCCGGCGAAGCGCGCCCCACGCCCCTCGAGCTCCGCGCGCAGCGCGCGGAAGTTGTAGATCTCGCCGTTGAACGCGACCATCCACCGCCCCGAGGCCGACACCTTCGGCTGGTGCCCCTCCGCGCTCAGGTCGAGGATCGACAGCCGGCGGTGGCCCAGCGCGACACCCGCCTCCGGATCGCACCAGGTGCCGAAGTCGTCGGGCCCGCGGTGCTCCACGGCGTCGGCCATCGCCCGCACGGCGTCGGCGGAGGCGGCCTCGCCGCGCACCGCCAGCAGTCCCGCGATCCCGCACATCAGCGCGTCCCTCCAGCGAG is part of the Roseisolibacter agri genome and encodes:
- the asnB gene encoding asparagine synthase (glutamine-hydrolyzing), which gives rise to MCGIAGLLAVRGEAASADAVRAMADAVEHRGPDDFGTWCDPEAGVALGHRRLSILDLSAEGHQPKVSASGRWMVAFNGEIYNFRALRAELEGRGARFAGHSDTEVLLAGFDAWGLPETIRRAAGMFALAAWDREGRRLHLVRDRLGEKPLYYGEMGGTLLFGSELKALRRHPAWQGEVDRDALTAFLRTGYVPGPYSIYTGIRKVEPGTIVTLRREEGRIVEERAAYWTVGDAFRRGATDPVEGDGATVVDGLDAVLRQAVRDEMVADVPLGAFLSGGIDSSTIVALMQAQSSRPVRTFTIGFHERAFDEAVYARDVARHLGTDHTELYVTPDDLLGVVPTLPALYDEPFADSSQVPTFLVSRLARQHVTVALSGDGGDELFAGYNRYFWGRRVWGAARLVPHGLRRAAANGVRAVSPARWDSVAGAMVKLLPRRYRYMGPGPGDRLHKMAGILHARSGDEMYHGLASIWHEPEAAVLGGRERDARLARMTGADVPPDFVSRMMYTDLLTYLPDDILVKVDRAAMAVSLETRAPFLDHRVVEYALRVPLHHKIRGNAGKQVVKELLYRYVPRSLVDRPKMGFGIPLDQWLRGPLRAWAQDMLAADRLRADGFFEVDLVQRRLREHLSGARNWQHALWCVLMFQAWLAAEREGAR